A portion of the Deinococcus peraridilitoris DSM 19664 genome contains these proteins:
- the rpsE gene encoding 30S ribosomal protein S5, translating to MTFNRRNDRDRAERESEFEEKMISINRTAKTYQGGRRFRFAALVVIGDRNGRVGMGIGKAKEVPVAIEKAKSVARKNLIQVPVQNGTIPHDIVGESTRSRVLLKPAGPGTGVIAGTVPRSIAELAGITNLLSKELGSRNQINVAYAVFDGLKNLRTPAQVKALRDGAA from the coding sequence TTGACTTTTAACCGTCGCAACGACCGTGATCGCGCCGAGCGCGAAAGCGAGTTCGAGGAGAAGATGATCTCCATCAATCGCACTGCCAAGACTTACCAGGGTGGTCGCCGCTTCCGCTTCGCGGCCCTGGTCGTCATTGGCGACCGCAACGGCCGCGTGGGCATGGGGATCGGTAAAGCCAAGGAAGTACCTGTGGCCATCGAGAAGGCCAAGTCGGTCGCCCGCAAGAACCTGATCCAGGTTCCGGTGCAGAACGGCACCATTCCCCATGACATCGTGGGCGAGAGCACCCGCAGCCGCGTGCTGCTCAAGCCAGCAGGTCCGGGTACCGGCGTGATCGCTGGCACCGTGCCCCGTTCGATTGCCGAGCTTGCGGGCATCACCAACCTGCTTTCCAAAGAATTGGGAAGCCGCAATCAAATCAACGTCGCCTATGCGGTGTTCGACGGCCTCAAGAACCTTCGGACGCCCGCCCAGGTCAAGGCGCTCCGGGACGGTGCCGCATGA
- the rpmD gene encoding 50S ribosomal protein L30 encodes MKVTLKRSLIGRPKEQIDTVKALGLRRIGDSREVADNPAQRGMVEKVKHLLEVSE; translated from the coding sequence ATGAAGGTGACCCTGAAGCGCAGCCTGATCGGCCGCCCCAAAGAACAGATCGATACCGTCAAGGCCCTCGGTCTGCGCCGTATCGGCGACTCGCGTGAAGTGGCCGACAACCCGGCCCAGCGTGGAATGGTCGAGAAAGTCAAGCACCTGCTGGAGGTTTCCGAGTGA
- the rplO gene encoding 50S ribosomal protein L15 — MKLNDLKPSNGSRRERKRVGRGPGGTDKTAGRGHKGQKSRSGAGKGQFFEGGRSTLISRLPKRGFNHVGTIFEVVNLSQLELFEAGATVDRAALEAAGLVRRADRPVKLLARGTVSGAYTLHVDAASSAAVQAIEAAGGSVVLPTTSAEQEG, encoded by the coding sequence GTGAAGCTCAACGATCTCAAACCATCAAACGGCTCGCGGCGTGAGCGTAAACGCGTCGGGCGCGGTCCGGGCGGTACTGACAAGACCGCCGGTCGCGGCCACAAAGGTCAGAAGAGCCGCAGCGGCGCTGGCAAAGGCCAATTCTTCGAGGGTGGTCGTAGCACGCTGATCTCGCGCCTGCCCAAGCGTGGTTTCAACCACGTCGGCACCATTTTTGAAGTGGTCAACCTGAGTCAGCTTGAGTTGTTCGAGGCCGGCGCGACGGTCGATCGGGCCGCACTTGAAGCTGCGGGGCTGGTGCGCCGCGCAGACCGTCCTGTGAAGCTGCTCGCCCGTGGTACGGTTTCGGGCGCTTACACCCTGCATGTCGACGCGGCTTCATCGGCGGCCGTGCAGGCCATCGAGGCGGCGGGCGGCTCGGTCGTTCTGCCCACGACCAGCGCCGAACAGGAAGGCTAA
- the secY gene encoding preprotein translocase subunit SecY: protein MLRAFRDALRVPELQRKIIFTLLLLAVYRLGSVIPTPGVNSAALAQENSGGLLGLVSLISGGNLAQFSIFALGVLPYITASIIIQLMTTTVPALEKLSKEGEEGRKKINQYTRYSAIALGAVQALFFSVAFVQAEGGRFLSPGWEPGLELTLIIVLTQVAGVAFTLWLGERITEVGIGNGISLIIFAGIVAAYPREITATAELLRNGSVSILAILGFAAILLATVAAIVLVYQAERRIPVQYARKQVGGRTYGGQQTYLPIKLNQAGVIPVIFAGALFTLPQILQGALQERSPGAADFIQRWLSLGSPTGIAVEVLLIIGFTYLYNSVQFDPKRIAENLRESGGFVPGVRPGTPTAAYMGHISSRITLWGALFLAVLTVLPQVVRTLTGIQTFQFSGTGLLIIVGVALDTLKQVEAQLTVRRYDGFISKGRLRGRL from the coding sequence ATGCTGCGCGCTTTTCGTGATGCGCTCCGGGTGCCTGAGCTTCAACGAAAAATCATCTTCACGCTGTTGCTGCTCGCGGTTTACCGGCTGGGCAGCGTTATTCCTACCCCGGGTGTCAACTCGGCTGCGCTGGCGCAGGAGAATTCGGGTGGGTTGCTGGGACTTGTGAGCCTGATATCGGGTGGCAATCTGGCGCAGTTCTCCATTTTTGCGCTGGGAGTACTGCCTTACATCACGGCCAGCATCATCATTCAGCTGATGACCACCACCGTGCCGGCGCTGGAAAAGCTCTCCAAAGAGGGCGAAGAAGGCCGCAAGAAGATCAACCAGTACACCCGGTATTCGGCCATTGCGTTGGGCGCCGTGCAGGCCCTATTCTTCTCGGTAGCGTTCGTGCAGGCCGAGGGGGGACGCTTTTTGTCGCCGGGCTGGGAGCCGGGGCTGGAGCTGACCCTGATCATTGTGCTGACGCAAGTGGCGGGTGTCGCTTTCACGCTCTGGCTCGGTGAGCGCATCACCGAGGTCGGCATCGGCAACGGGATCAGCTTGATTATTTTTGCGGGGATCGTTGCGGCGTACCCACGCGAAATCACTGCGACCGCCGAGTTGCTGCGAAACGGCTCAGTATCGATCCTGGCCATTCTCGGCTTTGCCGCGATCCTGCTGGCGACCGTGGCAGCCATCGTGCTGGTCTACCAGGCCGAGCGTCGCATACCCGTGCAATACGCCCGTAAGCAGGTAGGCGGGCGCACCTATGGCGGACAGCAGACCTATCTTCCCATCAAGCTCAACCAGGCCGGGGTCATTCCGGTCATTTTTGCCGGAGCACTGTTCACGCTGCCGCAGATCCTGCAAGGAGCCTTGCAGGAGCGGTCGCCCGGTGCGGCTGACTTTATCCAGCGTTGGCTGTCGTTGGGATCCCCCACCGGAATCGCCGTGGAAGTGCTCTTGATCATCGGCTTCACGTATCTGTACAACAGCGTGCAGTTCGATCCAAAACGGATCGCCGAGAACCTCCGCGAGTCGGGTGGATTTGTGCCCGGTGTGCGCCCCGGCACGCCCACTGCGGCCTACATGGGACACATTTCCAGTCGCATCACCTTGTGGGGAGCGTTGTTCCTGGCGGTCTTGACCGTGCTGCCACAGGTAGTACGCACGCTGACCGGAATTCAGACGTTCCAGTTCTCCGGTACCGGCCTGCTGATCATCGTCGGTGTGGCGCTTGACACCCTCAAGCAGGTGGAAGCACAGCTGACGGTTCGCCGGTACGACGGCTTTATTTCCAAGGGCCGTCTGCGGGGGCGCCTGTGA
- a CDS encoding adenylate kinase, translating to MTNRLDNRSQNHAVIFLGPPGAGKGTQAERLARNYGLVKISTGDILRDHVTRGTDLGLQVKPILDAGHLVPDDILIALIRDKLAGLERVRVIFDGFPRTVAQARELDVLLEELGTPIAGVPLLEVPDAELIARIVSRGRDSGRSDDTEEVARRRQEVYREQTQPLIEYYSSRGQLQTVDGVGDMDEVYTRLQNVLA from the coding sequence GTGACCAACCGACTGGATAACCGTAGCCAGAACCATGCGGTCATTTTTCTTGGACCTCCGGGTGCGGGAAAAGGCACTCAGGCAGAGCGGCTGGCCCGCAATTACGGGCTTGTCAAGATTTCAACGGGCGACATCTTGCGCGACCACGTGACACGTGGGACCGATCTTGGCTTGCAGGTCAAGCCCATCTTGGATGCTGGCCACCTGGTCCCTGATGACATTTTGATTGCCCTGATCCGTGACAAGTTGGCCGGCCTGGAACGGGTGCGAGTGATTTTCGACGGCTTTCCTCGGACGGTTGCACAAGCGCGCGAACTTGATGTGTTGCTTGAGGAGCTCGGGACCCCAATTGCGGGCGTTCCCCTGCTGGAAGTTCCTGACGCCGAACTGATCGCGCGCATCGTGTCGCGGGGTCGTGATTCGGGGCGCAGTGATGACACCGAAGAGGTGGCGCGCCGACGGCAGGAAGTGTACCGCGAGCAGACCCAGCCGCTGATCGAGTATTACTCGAGCCGTGGCCAGTTGCAGACCGTCGACGGGGTTGGCGACATGGACGAAGTTTACACGCGCCTGCAAAACGTCCTTGCCTGA
- the infA gene encoding translation initiation factor IF-1 — translation MAKRQLREPRKERKDSDTVRAEGVVLEALPNTTFKVQLDGGQELLAYISGKMRIHYIRILPGDRVVLEISPYDTSRGRIVYRK, via the coding sequence GTGGCGAAACGACAACTTCGGGAACCGCGGAAAGAACGAAAAGATTCCGACACCGTTCGGGCTGAGGGTGTGGTACTAGAGGCACTGCCCAACACTACCTTCAAAGTGCAGCTTGATGGCGGTCAGGAACTCCTGGCGTACATCTCAGGGAAAATGCGAATTCACTACATTCGCATCCTGCCTGGAGACCGCGTGGTTCTCGAAATCTCGCCGTATGATACGTCTCGCGGTCGCATCGTCTACCGCAAGTAA
- the rpmJ gene encoding 50S ribosomal protein L36, whose translation MKVRSSVKKICDKCKIVRRHGRVLVICENVKHKQRQG comes from the coding sequence ATGAAAGTTCGCAGTAGTGTCAAAAAGATTTGCGACAAGTGCAAGATTGTACGTCGCCATGGACGCGTGCTCGTGATTTGCGAGAACGTGAAGCACAAGCAGCGTCAGGGGTAA
- the rpsM gene encoding 30S ribosomal protein S13, whose translation MARIAGVDLPREKRVEIALTYIYGIGLTRAKEILGRTGVNPDTRVKNLTEVEQATLREAVEKTYKVEGDLRSEIGQNIKRLMDIGAYRGLRHRRGLPVRGQRTKTNARTRKGPRKTVAGKKKAARK comes from the coding sequence ATGGCTCGTATTGCTGGTGTGGACCTTCCCCGCGAAAAGCGCGTTGAAATCGCGCTGACCTACATTTATGGAATCGGCTTGACCCGCGCCAAGGAAATCCTGGGCCGCACGGGCGTCAATCCCGATACCCGCGTCAAGAACCTGACCGAAGTCGAGCAGGCCACCCTTCGTGAGGCTGTCGAGAAGACCTATAAGGTCGAAGGCGATCTGCGCAGCGAAATCGGTCAGAACATCAAGCGCCTGATGGACATTGGCGCTTACCGTGGCCTGCGCCACCGCCGTGGTTTGCCCGTTCGCGGTCAGCGTACCAAGACCAACGCCCGTACCCGCAAAGGTCCACGTAAGACCGTCGCTGGGAAGAAAAAGGCGGCGAGGAAGTAA
- the rpsK gene encoding 30S ribosomal protein S11, with product MARQQKGKTRRVRRNISAGRAYIHASYNNTIVTITDLEGNSVAWSSGGTIGYKGSKKGTPYAAQLAAADAVKKAQGFGMGIVDVIVRGSGSGREQAIRAIQASGIDVKSIMDDTPVPHNGCRPAKKNRA from the coding sequence ATGGCAAGACAGCAAAAAGGCAAGACGCGCCGCGTCCGCCGAAATATCTCCGCAGGACGTGCGTACATTCACGCCTCCTACAACAACACCATCGTCACCATCACCGACCTCGAAGGAAACTCGGTTGCCTGGTCCTCGGGCGGTACCATCGGCTACAAAGGCAGCAAGAAGGGCACCCCCTACGCTGCACAGCTGGCCGCCGCTGACGCCGTGAAAAAAGCCCAGGGCTTCGGCATGGGCATCGTTGACGTGATCGTGCGTGGCTCGGGCAGCGGCCGCGAGCAGGCGATTCGCGCCATCCAGGCGAGCGGTATTGACGTCAAGTCCATCATGGACGACACCCCGGTGCCCCATAACGGTTGCCGCCCCGCCAAGAAGAACAGGGCCTGA
- the rpsD gene encoding 30S ribosomal protein S4, whose protein sequence is MGRFYGSITKQSRREGINLAETEKVQKYLDRRPYGPGQHGQRRKGRPSDYSVRLREKQKLSRLYGVSEKQFRNLFEEAANVPGVTGTVFLQLLERRLDNVVFRMGLASTRRQARQFVGHGHILVNGKAVDIPSYRVKIGDEISVAEGSRQMGFIQENMEATKRRRVSPWLAFNPESFSGTFVRLPAREDLALPINENFIIEYYSR, encoded by the coding sequence ATGGGTCGTTTTTACGGATCAATCACCAAGCAGAGCCGTCGTGAGGGCATCAACCTCGCCGAGACGGAAAAAGTCCAGAAGTACCTTGACCGCCGTCCTTACGGCCCCGGCCAGCACGGCCAGCGCCGCAAGGGTCGCCCGAGCGACTACAGCGTCCGACTGCGTGAAAAGCAGAAGCTGTCACGGCTCTACGGCGTGAGCGAGAAGCAGTTCCGTAACCTCTTTGAGGAAGCGGCCAACGTGCCGGGCGTCACCGGTACGGTCTTCTTGCAGCTGCTGGAACGCCGTCTCGACAACGTCGTGTTTCGTATGGGTCTTGCGAGTACCCGTCGCCAGGCGCGCCAGTTCGTGGGTCATGGTCACATCCTGGTCAACGGCAAGGCCGTTGATATTCCCAGCTACCGCGTCAAGATCGGCGACGAAATCAGCGTGGCAGAAGGCAGCCGTCAGATGGGTTTCATCCAGGAGAACATGGAGGCCACCAAGCGCCGCCGCGTCAGTCCCTGGCTGGCCTTCAACCCTGAAAGCTTCTCAGGCACCTTTGTGCGCCTGCCGGCCCGCGAAGATCTCGCGCTGCCGATCAACGAGAACTTCATCATCGAGTATTACTCGCGCTAA
- a CDS encoding DNA-directed RNA polymerase subunit alpha, which yields METKRPQLKARVDGNYGEFTLEPLKRGYGVTIGNPLRRILLSSIPGTAVTSVYIEDVLHEFSTIPGVREDVIQIILNLKELVVKFHTPGPKTLTLRAQGEGIVRAGAFEVPSDAEVVNPDLVIANLAEDGKLVMEVRVEQGEGYLPADKHATKDRINSIPVDAVFTPVRRVAYHVENTRVGQQTDLDRLIMRVWTDGSLDPQSALDNAVDLLRDELSVFGNVETVAMPERVPEVVLEVASPAGPAVITTDPGYAPTSEPPKVTLEGLGLTTRVLHSLKEEGIDSVDALCALSDRDLKKVPGIGERSLDEIKAQLAQFGLALRD from the coding sequence GTGGAAACGAAGCGACCGCAGCTCAAAGCCCGTGTGGACGGGAATTACGGCGAGTTTACGCTCGAGCCGCTCAAACGCGGTTACGGTGTGACCATTGGCAATCCCCTGCGCCGTATCTTGCTGTCCTCGATTCCTGGGACGGCCGTGACCAGCGTCTATATCGAGGATGTGCTTCACGAGTTCTCGACCATTCCTGGAGTGCGTGAGGACGTCATCCAGATCATCCTCAACCTCAAGGAACTCGTGGTGAAATTCCACACACCCGGTCCCAAGACGCTGACGCTGCGCGCTCAGGGCGAGGGTATCGTGCGGGCCGGTGCCTTCGAGGTCCCCAGTGACGCCGAAGTTGTGAACCCCGACCTGGTGATCGCCAACCTTGCCGAGGACGGCAAGCTGGTAATGGAAGTGCGTGTCGAGCAAGGTGAAGGGTATCTGCCTGCCGACAAGCACGCCACGAAGGACCGGATCAACAGCATTCCCGTCGACGCGGTCTTTACTCCGGTACGCCGCGTTGCTTACCACGTCGAGAATACCCGCGTGGGTCAGCAGACTGACCTCGACCGCCTGATCATGCGCGTGTGGACCGATGGTTCACTTGATCCCCAGAGCGCGCTTGATAACGCTGTCGATTTGCTGCGCGACGAGCTCAGCGTTTTTGGTAACGTCGAGACCGTTGCTATGCCGGAGCGGGTGCCGGAAGTGGTGCTGGAAGTGGCGAGTCCAGCGGGGCCGGCAGTCATCACTACCGATCCTGGCTATGCTCCGACCAGCGAGCCCCCCAAAGTCACGCTTGAGGGTCTCGGTCTCACCACGCGCGTGCTGCACTCGCTCAAGGAAGAGGGTATCGACAGCGTGGACGCCCTGTGCGCGCTGAGCGACCGTGACCTCAAGAAGGTGCCGGGCATCGGCGAGCGTTCGCTCGACGAGATCAAGGCCCAACTCGCCCAGTTCGGTCTGGCCCTCAGAGACTAA
- the rplQ gene encoding 50S ribosomal protein L17, which translates to MRHGKAGRRLGRNSSSRRALATAQATALLREGRIQTTEAKAKELRPYVEKLITTAKSGDLHARRVVGRDIQDKEVLSKLFSEIAPRYAERSGGYTRILKVGVRRGDAAPVALIELV; encoded by the coding sequence ATGCGTCACGGCAAAGCCGGTCGCAGACTCGGTCGCAACAGCAGCTCCCGCCGTGCCCTGGCCACCGCCCAGGCGACGGCCCTGCTGCGCGAAGGTCGCATCCAGACGACCGAAGCGAAGGCCAAGGAACTGCGTCCTTACGTGGAAAAACTCATCACCACCGCCAAGAGCGGCGACCTGCACGCTCGCCGTGTGGTTGGCCGGGACATTCAGGACAAGGAAGTCCTCAGCAAGCTCTTCAGCGAGATCGCGCCCCGGTACGCCGAGCGTTCCGGTGGTTACACCCGCATCCTAAAGGTGGGCGTGCGTCGCGGAGACGCGGCCCCCGTTGCCTTGATCGAACTGGTGTAA
- a CDS encoding IS4 family transposase, whose translation MSLQEAALADPTKLGEVIKHHLPFLRRDTLQRLADVVTALIQARSTKHAQLALHLPGTVGAVSKLRRVERCLHDPQLDRDVFLKLLVPLLPDEKLVMTMDRTNWEHGEADLNLLVLGVVLEGFTLPLVWMALPHGGSSDTGVRERLVAQLLKVLPAKRWRVLVADREFVGAAWFTFLRRRGIKRCLRIRGDARIDDVRLDEGWGYVQPGQVVALLEKANVYGNVMQLVVTRTDAGELLALATDLKIDETRAVYRLRWTVECTFSTQKSRGFDLEASAMTRPDRLERLFGVVTLALAWCLRVGVWCHQQRPIKRKKHGRRAVSLVRYGLELLSASLRWDTSDCLTLLALVMQPFPAPAHHSIQVVGY comes from the coding sequence GTGTCGCTCCAAGAAGCCGCTCTGGCTGATCCTACCAAGCTCGGCGAGGTCATCAAGCACCATCTGCCATTCCTACGCCGAGATACCCTGCAACGCCTCGCCGACGTCGTCACCGCCCTGATTCAAGCTCGCTCGACCAAGCACGCCCAGCTTGCCCTCCATCTGCCCGGCACAGTCGGTGCCGTCAGCAAGCTGCGCCGAGTCGAGCGCTGCCTACACGACCCTCAGCTCGATCGCGACGTTTTCTTGAAGCTCCTCGTGCCACTGCTGCCCGACGAGAAGCTGGTCATGACCATGGACCGCACGAACTGGGAACACGGCGAAGCCGACCTGAACCTCCTTGTGCTGGGCGTAGTGCTTGAAGGCTTCACCTTGCCCCTCGTGTGGATGGCCTTGCCGCACGGGGGTAGCAGCGACACCGGAGTGCGTGAGCGTTTGGTCGCTCAACTTCTCAAGGTCTTGCCCGCGAAGCGGTGGCGTGTTCTGGTTGCCGACCGTGAGTTCGTCGGGGCGGCGTGGTTCACGTTTCTGAGGCGGCGCGGCATCAAACGCTGCCTGCGCATCCGAGGTGACGCTCGGATCGACGACGTGCGGCTCGACGAGGGCTGGGGGTACGTGCAGCCCGGACAAGTGGTCGCGCTGCTCGAAAAAGCGAATGTGTACGGCAACGTCATGCAACTGGTCGTCACCCGCACCGACGCCGGGGAACTGCTCGCCCTGGCGACCGACCTGAAGATCGACGAGACGCGGGCGGTGTATCGTTTGCGCTGGACCGTGGAGTGTACCTTCAGCACTCAGAAATCCAGAGGCTTCGACCTGGAGGCGAGTGCCATGACCAGGCCGGATCGGCTGGAACGCTTGTTCGGGGTAGTCACGCTGGCTTTGGCATGGTGTTTGCGTGTCGGCGTGTGGTGTCACCAGCAGCGGCCCATCAAACGCAAAAAACACGGACGCCGTGCAGTGAGCCTCGTCAGGTACGGCCTGGAGCTTCTTTCCGCTTCTTTGCGTTGGGACACGAGTGACTGCCTGACACTTTTGGCGCTTGTCATGCAGCCTTTTCCCGCTCCAGCACACCACTCAATCCAAGTTGTGGGGTACTGA
- the trxA gene encoding thioredoxin: protein MKPIELTDTNFKNEIESGLTLVDFWAPWCGPCRMIAPVVEELASQYEGRVKVGKVNVDDNQGTAMQYRVMSIPTLILFKDGQPVEGVVGAQPKRSFEKLLDKHLGVLQ, encoded by the coding sequence ATGAAACCGATCGAACTGACGGACACCAACTTCAAAAACGAGATCGAAAGCGGCCTGACGCTGGTGGATTTCTGGGCTCCCTGGTGCGGTCCTTGCCGGATGATCGCTCCCGTTGTGGAAGAACTCGCCTCGCAGTACGAAGGACGCGTTAAGGTCGGCAAAGTCAACGTTGACGACAATCAGGGCACCGCCATGCAGTACCGCGTCATGAGCATTCCCACGTTGATTCTCTTTAAAGACGGTCAACCCGTTGAAGGCGTGGTGGGTGCGCAACCCAAGCGGTCCTTCGAAAAGCTGCTCGACAAACACCTGGGCGTATTGCAGTAA
- a CDS encoding DUF309 domain-containing protein has product MRTELREGARLFNEGRYWEAHEAWEAFWRTATGNERIYVQSLILLAAALHKRWVHGRLTRRNYEKALRYLSALPDEFDGVRLQVLAREVEEALEDCRVRPRLPLLPEHGDS; this is encoded by the coding sequence ATGAGGACAGAACTGCGTGAGGGAGCACGTCTGTTCAACGAAGGACGGTACTGGGAAGCGCACGAAGCCTGGGAAGCGTTCTGGCGGACGGCAACGGGGAACGAGCGGATATACGTCCAGAGCTTGATTCTGCTGGCGGCTGCGTTGCATAAGCGTTGGGTCCACGGACGCCTGACACGGCGAAACTACGAAAAAGCCCTGAGGTATCTGTCGGCCTTGCCCGATGAGTTTGATGGGGTCAGGTTGCAGGTGCTGGCCCGCGAAGTCGAAGAGGCCCTGGAGGACTGTCGCGTGCGCCCGCGTCTCCCATTGTTACCCGAGCACGGTGACTCTTAA
- a CDS encoding NYN domain-containing protein, translating to MERIALFIDGANVYAAAKRLGWNFDHRKILEHFASFGRLYNAFYYTAVPYPMDDKQKRFIDALTYMGYTVRTKPLRELTDDAGETHRRANLDIELVTDLLSTVDLYDSAVLLTGDGDFERSVEVLRSKGKRVIVASIPEMTSYELRNVADEYVDLKDIRASVERPGYRLPSEMRGAEARPFYLSVPLGEESDEERTER from the coding sequence ATGGAACGAATTGCACTTTTTATTGACGGGGCGAATGTCTATGCCGCGGCCAAACGCCTGGGCTGGAATTTCGATCACCGTAAGATCCTCGAACACTTCGCGTCCTTCGGACGGCTTTACAATGCCTTTTATTACACGGCCGTGCCTTATCCGATGGACGACAAGCAAAAGCGCTTTATCGACGCACTGACCTATATGGGATACACCGTGCGCACCAAACCGCTGCGTGAACTGACTGACGACGCAGGGGAGACACACCGGCGCGCCAACCTCGACATCGAACTCGTGACCGATCTGCTGTCGACCGTCGACCTGTACGACAGCGCGGTCCTGCTGACCGGCGACGGCGACTTCGAGCGCTCCGTCGAGGTGCTGCGCAGCAAGGGAAAACGGGTGATTGTCGCTTCGATCCCCGAGATGACCAGCTATGAACTGCGCAATGTCGCCGACGAATACGTGGATCTCAAGGACATTCGTGCCAGCGTGGAGCGGCCCGGCTACCGCCTGCCAAGCGAGATGCGTGGCGCGGAGGCCCGCCCCTTTTATCTCAGTGTTCCCTTGGGCGAGGAAAGCGATGAGGAGCGCACCGAGCGCTGA
- the plsX gene encoding phosphate acyltransferase PlsX, producing MSERSDSLPIVLDAMGGDAGAAPNVEGAVAAARAGVRILLVGDPVRLHAELGKHEASALSQAGLLEVVAATDVIGMDEHASDVRGRGEASINVAVKLVKDGRGAAVVSMGHSGATMASALLTFGRIPGVDRPAILNHVPTLKGFGVLLDVGANTDVKPQYLAQWARLASVYLRVVEGRENPSVGLLSIGEEEHKGNALVLEAHALLRGSADLNFYGNVEGKDIFKGTTDVVVTDGFTGNVVLKLAEGEAKVLFTWVREALTSSWRAKLGALLVRDALREIADRVDPSAYGASPLLGLRGLAFIGHGSADARAVKNALLRAARARDAALLTKLAGALQQV from the coding sequence ATGAGTGAACGAAGTGATTCCCTGCCCATCGTGCTCGACGCGATGGGCGGTGATGCTGGCGCCGCTCCCAATGTCGAGGGAGCGGTGGCCGCGGCGCGTGCGGGCGTGCGGATTCTGTTGGTTGGTGATCCGGTACGTCTGCATGCCGAGCTGGGCAAGCACGAGGCGTCGGCGCTTTCGCAGGCGGGGCTGCTGGAAGTCGTTGCCGCCACGGACGTAATCGGCATGGACGAGCACGCCTCGGATGTGCGGGGACGCGGTGAGGCCAGCATCAACGTCGCGGTGAAATTGGTCAAGGACGGTCGGGGTGCGGCGGTAGTGTCGATGGGACACAGTGGGGCCACCATGGCCAGTGCACTTCTGACGTTCGGCCGCATACCAGGAGTGGACCGTCCGGCCATTCTCAATCATGTTCCCACCCTGAAGGGTTTCGGGGTGCTGCTTGATGTCGGTGCCAATACGGATGTCAAGCCGCAGTACCTGGCGCAATGGGCGAGGCTGGCCAGCGTATACCTGCGGGTGGTCGAGGGCCGTGAAAACCCCAGCGTAGGCCTGCTCTCCATTGGAGAGGAAGAGCACAAGGGGAACGCGCTGGTACTGGAGGCCCACGCGTTGCTGCGCGGGTCAGCAGACCTGAATTTCTACGGCAACGTGGAAGGCAAGGACATCTTCAAGGGCACCACGGACGTGGTCGTCACAGACGGCTTCACCGGCAACGTGGTGCTCAAACTGGCTGAGGGAGAGGCCAAAGTGCTCTTTACCTGGGTGCGTGAGGCGTTGACGAGTTCATGGCGAGCCAAGCTGGGCGCCCTGCTCGTGCGCGACGCCCTCCGTGAAATCGCCGACCGGGTGGATCCCAGTGCCTACGGTGCGTCGCCGCTGCTCGGCCTCCGGGGGCTGGCCTTTATCGGGCATGGCAGCGCTGACGCCCGGGCAGTCAAAAACGCCTTGCTGCGGGCCGCCCGGGCCCGTGACGCCGCGCTGCTCACGAAGCTGGCAGGCGCTCTGCAACAGGTTTGA